The nucleotide sequence GGTGCCACAGGTGGGCGGCTGGGCCTCCATTCTGGCTGCCACCCCTGTTACCTAGTTGTCTGGGGCCAGCGGGTGGGACGGGCCAGCCCAGGGAGCTCAACAGGCCTGCTCTGTGGGGCCTGGCCTGTGGCTGAATGCAGCTTCCTCGGCAGGTGGGACAGGAGACCACCCCGGTGGGTGCCGTGTGCGGCTATCCCCTGAGGAACGATGACGGAATATAAGCTCGTGGTGGTGGGCGCTGGAGGTGTGGGGAAGAGTGCCCTGACCATCCAGCTCATCCAGAACCACTTCGTGGACGAGTATGACCCCACCATCGAGGTGAGCCGTGCTGCCCCTGTTCCCAGCCCTCCATCCTGATGTGGCCTCCtcttctgtctgcctccctccatcCCAATGCCTAGGGGCGGGGCATGGGTGGGGCCCCGGGAAGGGCTGCTGCTTTGCTCGGCTCCTCCTAGGAGAGGTGGGGTGGTCCCTAAGCGCTGTGCTCTGCAGGATTCCTATCGGAAGCAAGTGGTTATTGATGGCGAGACGTGCCTACTGGACATTTTGGACACGGCGGGCCAGGAGGAGTATAGCGCCATGCGGGACCAGTACATGCGCACTGGGGAAGGCTTCCTCTGTGTGTTTGCCATCAACAATACCAAGTCCTTTGAGGACATCCACCAGTACAGGTGAGCTGCTTGCCAGCCCCCAGGGGCCCTCCCTgtcccctttcc is from Neofelis nebulosa isolate mNeoNeb1 chromosome 10, mNeoNeb1.pri, whole genome shotgun sequence and encodes:
- the HRAS gene encoding GTPase HRas isoform X1, giving the protein MTEYKLVVVGAGGVGKSALTIQLIQNHFVDEYDPTIEDSYRKQVVIDGETCLLDILDTAGQEEYSAMRDQYMRTGEGFLCVFAINNTKSFEDIHQYREQIKRVKDSDDVPMVLVGNKCDLAARTVESRQAQDLARSYGIPYIETSAKTRQGVEDAFYTLVREIRQHKVRKLSPPDEGGPGCMSCKCLLS
- the HRAS gene encoding GTPase HRas isoform X2 — its product is MTEYKLVVVGAGGVGKSALTIQLIQNHFVDEYDPTIEDSYRKQVVIDGETCLLDILDTAGQEEYSAMRDQYMRTGEGFLCVFAINNTKSFEDIHQYREQIKRVKDSDDVPMVLVGNKCDLAARTVESRQAQDLARSYGIPYIETSAKTRQGSRSGSGSSSGTLWDPPGPP